One segment of Purpureocillium takamizusanense chromosome 7, complete sequence DNA contains the following:
- a CDS encoding uncharacterized protein (EggNog:ENOG503NZ8P) — MEKNDSNVNASSNEAQPPPAAQDPAAVSTPPPYSGPSTGDLHRRDEQTDVPKSPVRYPGLPKLDYRLYSPPLFKLSSDSTTLSSKAEYLSTNPAALAALIRAQSTVPPKPQIQVRGTRGRRVDFDIKLNLMSLLVPDDERHRIDYIRCVGDGEVGYRGGMRPDVLPEVGDGGLDEWCRRFVQDTAAVKYFTLDRVVANLDVAWLEGQLRSLVATLKYKGTVDVTFLVTHSRVLVQNPDKVNHFFTTVASLFSGKNKYEVVRAVWPFATTKNGEPGRKCVVQSEDVWWREWRDPIRYAISQKRQGWVTVEDKLEAVMEGKGNQTEQIDWGPDIN, encoded by the coding sequence ATGGAGAAGAATGATTCGAATGTGAACGCTTCGTCAAACGAGGCCCagcccccgcccgcggcccaggatccggcggcggtctcgacgccgccaccgtaTTCTGGCCCGTCAACGGGCGACTTGCATCGCCGCGATGAGCAGACCGACGTACCCAAGAGCCCCGTGCGCTACCCGGGTTTGCCCAAGCTCGACTACAGGCTGTACTCCCCGCCGCTCTTCAAACTATCCTCCGACTCAACCACTCTTTCATCCAAGGCTGAATACCTTTCAACTAACCCGGCTGCTCTGGCCGCTCTCATCCGAGCCCAGTCGACTGTGCCCCCAAAGCCCCAGATTCAAGTTCGCGGCACCCGTGGCCGTCGCGTCGACTTCGATATTAAGCTAAACCTCATGAGTCTCCTGGTtccagacgacgagcgacaCCGTATCGACTACATCCGctgcgtgggcgacggcgaggttggTTATCGGGGGGGTATGCGACCTGATGTTCTGCCCGAAGTTGGCGATGGTGGACTAGACGAGTGGTGCCGTCGCTTCGTCCAAGACACAGCCGCCGTCAAGTATTTTACACTCGATCGagtcgtcgccaacctcgaTGTTGCGTGGCTTGAGGGCCAACTACGCAGTCTAGTGGCCACACTGAAATACAAGGGCACGGTCGATGTGACGTTTCTCGTTACCCACAGTCGTGTTCTGGTTCAGAACCCTGACAAGGTCAATCACTTCTTCACGACTGTTGCTAGCCTCTTTTCCGGCAAGAACAAATACGAGGTCGTACGAGCCGTGTGGCCATTCGCAACCACCAAGAATGGAGAGCCAGGCAGGAAGTGCGTCGTGCAAAGCGAGGATGTCTGGTGGCGGGAATGGAGGGATCCCATCCGGTATGCCATCTCCCAGAAGCGTCAAGGCTGGGTTACGGTAGAAGATAAATTAGAAGCAGTTATGGAAGGCAAGGGAAACCAGACCGAGCAAATAGACTGGGGCCCAGATATAAACTAG